The following are encoded together in the Eleftheria terrae genome:
- a CDS encoding PEP-CTERM sorting domain-containing protein: MMMMKLRAVLFTAALVFGNAAEAAGVSYRLTDLGTLGGPGSVGLALNEAGQVAGWSRTADGDRAFLYSEGRLTAIPTPGRAAQGLGLNNAGQVTGFYTGGPHGPGARAFLYTDGKTVDLGSLGGTVSAGAGVNDRGQVTGVADIAGNGEQHAFLYTDGRMVDLGTLGGKVSLGTGLNNAGQVIGYSTNADETQARGFVYSEGRMIDLGSFGGSYVDPRSINEAGVITGASNTEGDTGTYAFVWRNGQMSNLGSLGGSFSHGYAINNAGLIVGRSKTAGNVEDRAFIYQDDRMLDLNSLLDPVTGAGWLLSEGADINDAGQITGTGWINGEHRAFLLTPVPEPHTVVLLLAGLGLLAWQRRRH; the protein is encoded by the coding sequence ATGATGATGATGAAACTGCGAGCAGTCCTGTTCACGGCGGCACTGGTGTTCGGCAACGCGGCCGAGGCAGCCGGTGTCTCCTATCGCCTGACCGACCTCGGCACGCTGGGCGGCCCGGGCAGTGTGGGGCTGGCACTCAACGAGGCCGGCCAGGTGGCCGGCTGGTCGCGCACGGCCGACGGCGACCGGGCCTTCCTCTACAGCGAAGGCCGTCTCACCGCCATTCCCACCCCTGGCCGCGCGGCACAGGGACTCGGGCTGAACAACGCCGGCCAGGTGACCGGCTTCTACACCGGCGGCCCGCACGGCCCCGGCGCACGCGCCTTCCTGTACACCGACGGCAAGACGGTCGACCTGGGCAGCCTGGGCGGCACGGTCAGCGCCGGCGCGGGCGTGAACGACCGCGGGCAGGTGACCGGCGTCGCCGACATCGCCGGCAATGGCGAACAGCATGCCTTCCTCTACACCGACGGCCGCATGGTGGACCTCGGCACCCTGGGCGGCAAGGTCAGCCTGGGCACCGGCCTGAACAATGCCGGCCAGGTCATCGGCTACTCGACCAACGCCGACGAGACCCAGGCGCGCGGTTTCGTCTACAGCGAGGGCCGCATGATCGACCTGGGGTCCTTCGGCGGCAGCTACGTCGATCCGCGCAGCATCAACGAAGCGGGCGTCATCACCGGTGCGAGCAACACCGAGGGCGACACCGGCACCTATGCATTCGTCTGGCGCAACGGGCAGATGAGCAACCTCGGCAGCCTGGGCGGCAGCTTCAGCCATGGCTATGCCATCAACAATGCAGGGCTGATCGTGGGCCGCTCCAAGACGGCCGGCAATGTGGAGGACCGCGCCTTCATCTACCAGGACGACCGCATGCTCGACCTCAACAGCCTGCTGGACCCGGTGACCGGGGCCGGCTGGCTGCTCTCCGAAGGCGCGGACATCAATGACGCCGGCCAGATCACCGGCACCGGCTGGATCAACGGCGAGCACCGGGCCTTCCTGCTGACTCCCGTGCCCGAGCCGCACACGGTGGTGCTGCTGCTGGCCGGGCTGGGGCTGCTGGCCTGGCAGCGCCGGCGCCACTGA
- the cspE gene encoding transcription antiterminator/RNA stability regulator CspE, whose translation MTTQTGTVKWFNESKGFGFIAPDDGGKDLFAHFREIQGTGFRTLTENQRVSFEVTEGQKGPQASNIRTA comes from the coding sequence ATGACAACTCAAACCGGAACCGTGAAGTGGTTCAACGAAAGCAAGGGCTTCGGCTTCATCGCGCCGGACGACGGTGGCAAGGACCTGTTCGCCCACTTCCGCGAGATCCAGGGCACCGGCTTTCGCACGCTGACCGAGAACCAGCGCGTCAGCTTCGAGGTGACCGAAGGCCAGAAGGGCCCGCAAGCCTCCAACATCCGCACGGCCTGA
- a CDS encoding LysR family transcriptional regulator, with the protein MKLFVHAVQAGSLSAAGRVLGCSPVVASKRLSRLEGDLGVRLVQRSSRRLALTEEGALYFERCQRILAEVEEAEAAVGQGRQAARGLSRVSSPVALGRRWIGPALAALAAAHPGLTVQLSLSDAVVDLLDGGFDCAARIGGAEDSRLVARRLADNRRVICAAPAYLARRGLPATPAELAQHDCIVLNRSGGMPAEWTLRPRHDPQAPPPR; encoded by the coding sequence ATGAAGCTTTTTGTGCATGCCGTGCAGGCGGGCAGCCTGTCGGCAGCAGGTCGGGTCCTGGGCTGTTCGCCGGTCGTGGCCAGCAAGCGGCTCTCGCGTCTCGAGGGTGACCTGGGGGTCCGCCTGGTGCAGCGAAGCTCGCGCCGGCTGGCCCTCACCGAGGAGGGTGCCCTGTATTTCGAACGCTGCCAGCGCATCCTGGCGGAGGTGGAGGAGGCCGAGGCTGCGGTGGGCCAGGGCCGGCAGGCCGCCCGCGGGCTGTCGCGCGTGTCGTCGCCCGTGGCGCTGGGGCGCCGCTGGATCGGGCCGGCCCTGGCTGCGCTGGCCGCGGCCCATCCGGGGCTCACCGTGCAACTCTCGCTCAGCGATGCGGTGGTGGACCTGCTCGACGGTGGCTTTGACTGCGCCGCCCGCATTGGCGGCGCGGAGGATTCGCGCCTGGTGGCACGGCGCCTGGCCGACAACCGCCGGGTGATCTGCGCTGCCCCGGCCTACCTGGCGCGTCGCGGGCTGCCTGCGACGCCGGCGGAGCTGGCGCAGCACGACTGCATCGTGCTCAATCGCAGCGGTGGCATGCCGGCGGAATGGACCCTGCGCCCGCGGCACGATCCCCAGGCCCCGCCACCACGGTGA
- a CDS encoding LysR substrate-binding domain-containing protein yields MRVRGRFSTDNGEQANDWALAGLGLVRRSVWDVATELADGRLQEVLPQWVGEAAPIQAVFLSRRFLPARTRLLLDQLVQAFASPPQPAAQPPA; encoded by the coding sequence GTGAGGGTGCGCGGCCGCTTCTCGACCGACAACGGTGAACAGGCGAATGACTGGGCCCTGGCCGGCCTGGGGCTGGTGCGGCGTTCGGTGTGGGACGTCGCCACCGAACTGGCCGACGGCCGCCTGCAGGAGGTGCTGCCGCAATGGGTGGGCGAGGCGGCGCCCATCCAGGCGGTGTTTCTCTCACGGCGCTTCCTGCCCGCACGCACCCGCCTGTTGCTGGACCAGCTGGTGCAGGCATTTGCCAGCCCGCCGCAGCCGGCAGCGCAGCCGCCTGCCTGA
- a CDS encoding IgaA/UmoB family intracellular growth attenuator — translation MQGLQLILTLAVIAYSIYSGISYMSRRHGDKNALADLKRQGRVLRTLDPFERDALQPFLTDPLKPSRVLPLLRDDVLQLSGEFLRHGIRTGQGGEVMHNTLGGVDVVLPYDAADHLDSHNLAEVVLTEKFAIVVRLNDTFDLKGGRERAALRQRQDQQWTAGRAGAVADTAPDAAAATPQPAAGDDDNTEEQVRQILGVQLLGQRDETEAEIRARSGPGLGILASLAFVAGFLALGLGSSASDSSMLGVWSGAGLSLLALGAWLASRPVALPAAQKVNRARGSLLLIATAGNAAASPVGSHFFLGDKYPIQLPAHWREHVLSSGADEIELEMRVNDYSAVRYQHALSLDEETRRFPQVWWGRHFTLALVGALSAASLWLFSENLAADFAQAAAGLRGASPRHYDTAAQLAAEAPGFGALLTLDAQVRCDLVAPSGPSLAAPDCARLRWGGTPAQLPALNLAPPVLALYDGSFIDARGNAALDMLAQMQLARMGMESPGAAALLYGRMPSLRMVHSLPALVSRIDAACSAAGQTPPSSCDSLRRNVVEHLSLEGVATEPRQWADLVKLQQEGQLAEAVGITSDSHLADWKSDARDLASELARRQADAALQAALATQRGGVRLTFTPGSTTGIAATAEAAGPVEQWAAYRHNAGTDGLHRLRTGGMVIGQATDANGDLVLTLDTTRNGQHLGPALMRIAGLLAALVLVAWHGPLWWRRRREAARRAEQVQQYCQSRARLIKTPD, via the coding sequence ATGCAGGGCCTGCAACTGATCCTGACGCTGGCCGTCATCGCCTATTCCATCTACAGCGGCATCAGCTACATGAGCCGCCGGCATGGAGACAAGAACGCCCTGGCCGACCTCAAGCGCCAGGGCCGGGTGCTGCGCACGCTGGACCCTTTCGAGCGCGACGCCCTGCAGCCCTTCCTCACTGATCCGCTCAAGCCGTCCCGCGTGCTGCCCCTGTTGCGCGACGACGTGCTGCAGCTCAGCGGCGAGTTCCTGCGGCACGGCATCCGCACCGGCCAGGGTGGCGAGGTGATGCACAACACGCTCGGCGGTGTCGACGTGGTGCTGCCCTACGACGCCGCCGACCACCTCGACAGCCACAACCTGGCAGAGGTGGTGCTGACAGAGAAATTCGCCATCGTCGTACGGCTGAACGACACTTTCGATCTGAAAGGCGGCCGGGAACGCGCCGCCCTGCGCCAGCGGCAGGACCAGCAATGGACCGCCGGCCGTGCCGGCGCGGTGGCCGACACGGCGCCTGACGCGGCCGCTGCCACCCCGCAGCCGGCCGCGGGCGACGATGACAACACCGAGGAGCAGGTGCGCCAGATTCTGGGCGTGCAGCTGCTCGGCCAGCGTGACGAGACCGAAGCCGAAATCCGCGCCCGCTCGGGCCCGGGGCTCGGCATCCTGGCGTCGCTGGCCTTTGTGGCCGGCTTCCTGGCCCTGGGCCTGGGCAGCAGCGCCAGCGACAGCAGCATGCTCGGCGTCTGGAGTGGCGCCGGGCTCTCGCTGCTGGCCCTGGGCGCCTGGCTGGCCAGCCGGCCGGTGGCACTGCCGGCGGCGCAGAAGGTCAACCGCGCGCGCGGCTCGCTGCTGTTGATCGCGACCGCCGGAAACGCCGCAGCAAGCCCCGTCGGCAGCCACTTTTTCCTGGGCGACAAGTACCCCATCCAGCTGCCCGCGCACTGGCGCGAGCATGTCCTGAGCAGCGGTGCCGACGAGATCGAACTCGAGATGCGCGTCAACGACTACTCGGCGGTGCGCTACCAGCATGCCCTGTCGCTGGACGAGGAGACGCGCCGCTTCCCGCAGGTATGGTGGGGCCGGCATTTCACGCTGGCGCTGGTGGGCGCGCTCTCGGCCGCGTCGCTGTGGCTGTTCAGCGAAAACCTCGCCGCCGACTTCGCACAGGCCGCAGCTGGCCTGCGCGGCGCCTCACCGCGCCATTACGACACGGCCGCCCAGCTGGCCGCCGAGGCACCCGGCTTCGGCGCACTGCTGACACTGGACGCGCAGGTGCGCTGCGATCTGGTGGCGCCGTCGGGCCCCTCGCTCGCCGCGCCCGACTGCGCGCGCCTGCGCTGGGGCGGCACGCCGGCACAGCTGCCGGCGCTCAACCTGGCGCCGCCCGTGCTGGCCCTCTACGACGGCAGCTTCATCGACGCCCGGGGCAATGCCGCGCTCGACATGCTGGCCCAGATGCAGCTGGCGCGCATGGGCATGGAGTCGCCCGGCGCGGCGGCACTGCTGTATGGCCGCATGCCATCCCTGCGCATGGTGCACAGCCTGCCTGCCCTGGTGAGCAGGATCGACGCGGCCTGCAGCGCCGCCGGACAAACACCGCCGTCCAGCTGCGACAGCCTGCGCCGCAACGTCGTGGAGCACCTGAGCCTCGAAGGCGTGGCCACCGAACCGCGGCAGTGGGCCGACCTGGTGAAGCTGCAGCAGGAGGGCCAGCTTGCCGAGGCGGTGGGCATCACCAGCGACAGCCACCTGGCGGACTGGAAGAGCGATGCCCGTGACCTCGCCAGCGAGCTGGCGCGGCGCCAGGCCGATGCCGCGCTGCAGGCGGCCCTGGCGACGCAGCGCGGTGGCGTGCGGCTGACGTTCACGCCCGGCAGCACCACCGGCATCGCCGCGACGGCCGAGGCCGCCGGCCCGGTGGAGCAATGGGCGGCCTACCGCCACAACGCGGGCACCGACGGCCTGCACCGCCTGCGCACCGGCGGCATGGTGATAGGGCAAGCCACCGACGCCAATGGCGACCTGGTGCTCACCCTCGACACCACCCGCAACGGCCAGCATCTGGGCCCGGCACTGATGCGCATCGCCGGCTTGCTGGCCGCCCTCGTCCTGGTGGCCTGGCACGGGCCGCTCTGGTGGCGCCGCCGCCGCGAGGCCGCCCGGCGCGCAGAGCAGGTGCAGCAGTACTGCCAGAGCCGCGCACGGCTGATCAAGACGCCGGACTGA
- a CDS encoding ester cyclase — protein MIRPLHRSRTLPLWAALLLAAVQTARAAPGDELPQPRARLVDASLQAPQLERMTLAARRYYAFWNTGDPALARAALAPDFIDRTLPAGRPQGLEGALFASRQIRAAVPDLRAEVEEMLVVGDRVIARLRFSGHFTGVFGDGPQAGRGRGEAIDFIATDIYRISEDRIAENWHLEDRLTLLQ, from the coding sequence ATGATCCGACCGCTCCACCGTTCGCGCACCCTCCCGCTGTGGGCCGCCCTGCTGCTGGCCGCCGTGCAGACAGCCCGGGCGGCCCCCGGCGACGAGCTGCCGCAGCCGCGCGCCCGCCTCGTCGACGCTTCGCTGCAGGCACCGCAGCTGGAGCGCATGACGCTGGCCGCCCGTCGCTACTACGCCTTCTGGAACACCGGCGATCCGGCGCTCGCGCGGGCCGCCCTGGCGCCCGACTTCATCGACCGCACCCTGCCGGCCGGGCGACCGCAAGGCCTCGAAGGCGCGCTGTTCGCCTCGCGGCAGATCCGGGCGGCGGTGCCGGACCTGCGTGCCGAGGTGGAAGAGATGCTGGTGGTCGGCGACCGCGTGATCGCCCGGCTGCGCTTCAGCGGCCACTTCACCGGGGTGTTCGGCGACGGCCCGCAGGCCGGGCGCGGCCGTGGTGAGGCCATCGACTTCATCGCCACCGACATCTACCGCATAAGCGAAGACCGCATCGCCGAGAACTGGCACCTGGAAGACAGGCTCACCCTGCTGCAGTAG
- a CDS encoding amino acid adenylation domain-containing protein, with the protein MHPLPGPLPLHELFDRQADQTPDALAVVDGPLCLTYRELQQQSLSVARHLLQAGLRPEDPVGLLAGRSAAMVVATLGILRAGGCYVPIDPALPEARRRFIVEDTGLRQLLSEPGQPALPPLPEVASHCLQAVLAAQAADPPLPQVPAQALAYVMYTSGSTGVPKGVLVTHANVANLAKDCGFVALHPGDRLLLTGAIGFDANTFELWGALLNGLCLHLVDEATLIDARRLGPVLQAQRITTLLMTTALCSRLAKQDATIFAPLRQLLVGGDAMSPSLAATLRRAAPGLRLVNVYGPTENTTFSTAYVVEGDEPGGVPIGLPLRGTTARIVDDAGRPVAPGEVGELLVGGAHVARGYLNRPALTRERFIEVEGLGRCYRTGDLARYRADGQIEFIGRRDRQLKLNGYRIEPGEIEAALCAVDGVLDVATRVWERDGEKFMAAYYLGRHDAPGEPALRQRLARHLPPYLLPAFLVELPSFPLDAHGKVDHAALPSPFDATGPGPTAGGEAGDEDTRTRQAIAEIWQEVLGVERIEADADFFALGGTSIKAIGILGRMTAAGMQVSLSDILSHRTLGALSAWVATAQRTVRPGGAAASLGERLTAAFPGSRFTLRRYTVAPQGRQPATELRVLHCDGTPVDRARLRAWLAAEVPPEQAPHHLGGPAPGHAGVPAGPISAEALRRLLGLRSFADLQPQVLIDHLTLDRRANDMRLRAARVLAEYPFSPVQQLQYSFRTPPSLGHFRLQEVLDPERLRHAFQHLLQEHGLLRALPFERAGRHWWREHDSTAGLSVEPTLLDLSDHLLSDEQFEQLGRGLIEAVRFDTAQGLLYQVVVLSRHLAEHVVVLCFHHVLFDRVSEEALQRGLLARYRDLQAGRLPRSRGTPAFARYVEQLHRGPLGVSPQEVIERYELQAFHAAKQQILHGGRSRPLDHSCSFELAAPLPAFEAGCSLGLALDRYVRALHAAFGLDAVPVLFIYDGRRYDGQDYYDVVGELIDYVPLLLRPGTPPQQLQRQAEERLALASRHNINFLNLVNNPELEPAWLPVRRLIDAGPGYAHIDLCMFNFLGNQPGAGSWREHHQEEVRRGPNPLPIHSFLNCIAVSYRDGFIFQLRSSYEPQVAALRQAMLQAPHAG; encoded by the coding sequence ATGCACCCCTTGCCCGGCCCCCTTCCTCTGCATGAGCTGTTCGACCGCCAGGCCGACCAGACGCCTGATGCCCTGGCCGTCGTGGACGGCCCGCTGTGCCTCACGTACCGCGAGCTGCAGCAGCAGTCGCTGAGCGTCGCGCGCCACCTCCTGCAGGCCGGGCTGCGGCCGGAAGATCCGGTGGGCCTGCTCGCCGGGCGCAGCGCTGCCATGGTGGTCGCCACACTCGGCATCTTGCGGGCGGGGGGTTGCTATGTGCCGATCGATCCCGCCCTGCCGGAGGCGCGGCGGCGCTTCATCGTCGAAGACACCGGCCTGCGCCAGCTGCTGAGCGAGCCCGGGCAGCCGGCGCTGCCACCCCTTCCTGAAGTCGCCAGCCACTGCCTGCAGGCCGTCCTTGCGGCACAGGCTGCCGACCCGCCGCTGCCACAGGTGCCGGCCCAGGCCCTGGCCTACGTGATGTACACCTCGGGCTCCACCGGGGTGCCCAAGGGCGTGCTGGTGACGCATGCCAACGTGGCCAACCTCGCGAAGGACTGCGGTTTCGTTGCGCTGCATCCCGGCGACCGGCTGTTGCTGACCGGTGCCATCGGCTTCGACGCCAACACCTTCGAGCTGTGGGGCGCCTTGCTCAACGGCCTGTGCCTCCACCTGGTCGATGAAGCGACCCTGATCGACGCCCGCCGCCTCGGCCCGGTGCTGCAGGCGCAGCGCATCACCACGCTGCTGATGACGACAGCCCTGTGCAGCCGGCTCGCCAAGCAGGACGCCACCATCTTCGCGCCGCTGCGGCAGCTGCTGGTGGGTGGCGACGCCATGAGCCCGAGCCTGGCAGCCACGCTGCGCCGCGCCGCGCCCGGGCTGCGGCTGGTCAACGTCTACGGGCCGACCGAGAACACCACCTTTTCCACGGCCTATGTCGTCGAAGGCGATGAGCCCGGCGGGGTCCCGATCGGCCTGCCGCTGCGCGGCACCACGGCCCGCATCGTGGACGATGCCGGGCGGCCGGTCGCCCCCGGCGAGGTGGGCGAGCTGCTGGTGGGCGGCGCCCACGTGGCGCGCGGCTATCTCAACCGGCCGGCCCTGACCCGTGAGCGCTTCATCGAGGTGGAGGGCCTGGGCCGCTGCTACCGCACCGGCGACCTGGCTCGCTACCGTGCCGACGGCCAGATCGAGTTCATCGGCCGGCGCGACCGCCAGCTCAAGCTCAATGGCTACCGCATCGAGCCAGGCGAGATCGAGGCGGCCCTGTGTGCCGTCGACGGCGTGCTCGACGTCGCCACCCGGGTATGGGAGCGGGACGGCGAGAAGTTCATGGCGGCCTACTACCTCGGCCGCCACGATGCCCCCGGGGAGCCGGCACTGCGCCAGCGACTGGCCCGGCACCTGCCGCCCTACCTCCTGCCGGCCTTTCTGGTGGAGCTGCCATCCTTTCCGCTGGACGCCCACGGCAAGGTGGACCATGCGGCGCTGCCGTCGCCGTTCGACGCGACCGGCCCTGGCCCGACAGCGGGCGGCGAGGCCGGCGACGAAGACACACGTACCCGCCAGGCCATCGCCGAGATCTGGCAGGAGGTGCTGGGGGTGGAGCGCATCGAGGCCGACGCCGACTTCTTCGCGCTGGGCGGCACCTCCATCAAGGCCATCGGCATTCTCGGCCGGATGACGGCCGCCGGTATGCAGGTCAGCCTGTCGGACATCCTGAGCCACCGGACCTTGGGCGCCCTGTCGGCCTGGGTGGCCACCGCGCAGCGCACGGTTCGGCCGGGCGGCGCGGCAGCGTCCCTGGGCGAGCGCCTGACTGCCGCCTTCCCCGGCAGCCGCTTCACGCTGCGCCGCTACACGGTGGCGCCGCAAGGCCGCCAGCCCGCCACGGAACTGCGCGTGCTGCACTGCGATGGCACACCGGTGGACCGGGCCCGGCTGCGTGCCTGGCTCGCAGCGGAAGTGCCGCCCGAGCAGGCGCCGCATCACCTGGGCGGGCCCGCACCGGGCCATGCCGGCGTCCCCGCCGGACCGATTTCCGCCGAGGCGCTGCGCCGCCTGCTGGGCCTGCGCTCCTTCGCCGACCTGCAGCCGCAGGTGCTGATCGATCACCTGACCCTCGACCGCCGGGCCAACGACATGCGCCTGCGCGCCGCCCGTGTGCTGGCCGAATACCCGTTCAGCCCGGTGCAGCAGCTGCAATACAGCTTCCGCACGCCGCCCAGCCTGGGGCACTTTCGGCTGCAGGAGGTGCTGGACCCGGAGCGCTTGCGCCACGCCTTCCAGCACCTGCTGCAGGAGCACGGGCTGCTGCGCGCCCTGCCGTTCGAGCGGGCTGGCCGGCACTGGTGGCGCGAGCACGACAGCACCGCCGGGCTCAGTGTCGAGCCGACACTGCTGGACCTGTCGGACCACCTGCTGTCCGACGAGCAGTTCGAGCAGCTGGGCCGCGGCCTGATCGAGGCGGTGCGCTTCGACACGGCCCAGGGCCTTCTCTACCAAGTGGTGGTGCTCTCGCGCCACCTGGCCGAGCACGTCGTGGTGCTGTGCTTCCACCATGTGCTGTTCGACCGTGTCAGCGAGGAGGCGCTGCAGCGCGGCCTGCTGGCCCGCTATCGCGACCTGCAGGCTGGCCGCCTGCCCCGCTCCCGCGGCACGCCGGCCTTTGCCCGCTATGTCGAGCAGCTGCATCGCGGACCGCTGGGCGTGTCGCCGCAAGAGGTGATCGAGCGCTATGAGCTGCAGGCCTTCCATGCCGCCAAGCAACAGATCCTGCACGGCGGGCGCAGCCGGCCGCTGGACCATTCCTGCAGCTTCGAGCTGGCAGCGCCGCTGCCCGCCTTCGAGGCCGGCTGCTCGCTCGGCCTGGCGCTCGACCGCTATGTGCGGGCGCTGCATGCGGCCTTCGGGCTGGACGCAGTGCCGGTGCTCTTCATCTACGACGGACGGCGCTATGACGGCCAGGACTACTACGACGTGGTCGGCGAGTTGATCGACTACGTGCCGCTGCTGCTGCGGCCCGGCACGCCGCCGCAGCAGCTGCAGCGCCAGGCCGAGGAACGGCTGGCGCTGGCGAGCCGCCACAACATCAACTTCCTCAACCTGGTGAACAACCCCGAGCTGGAGCCCGCCTGGCTGCCGGTGCGGCGGCTGATCGACGCGGGGCCTGGCTATGCCCACATCGATCTCTGCATGTTCAACTTCCTGGGCAACCAGCCGGGCGCGGGGTCGTGGCGCGAGCACCACCAGGAAGAGGTGCGGCGCGGCCCCAACCCGCTGCCCATCCACTCCTTCCTGAACTGCATTGCGGTGAGCTACCGCGACGGCTTCATCTTCCAGCTGCGCAGCAGCTACGAGCCGCAGGTGGCAGCGCTCAGGCAGGCCATGCTGCAGGCGCCGCACGCCGGCTGA
- a CDS encoding MBL fold metallo-hydrolase translates to MSAPKTRFLKPGIAFEPLICRWYAWPYLHAPATLALMVRNRMIPLLESFLDDPDFHRSSARDPSLAGGSFIDFSGDPALAEQLLEQLRTQVAPQLEFAEAVVAANDLLAREGNGMSLEPLYERLPAPLRGLVELGYDLNQHASLRFIEPLLYASPLYDPGLQSVFLRDVADAHRPFILVTPLLDPSPGVLLRVPFSDPLLDELARARVDGLTEAGYDSLCARLERHADRAACIPDLFTRQPPENRHQPSPPDALRIRYFGHASLLLECNGVSVMTDPSIGYPSDHGIERYTFADLPEQIDYVLLTHNHQDHVLFETLLQLRHRIKTVVVPQGSGGFLQDPSLKLVLQQAGFRSVVEMQELEQLPLPGGGITALPFLGEHCDLHITTKLGFQVEMAGQRVMCLADSNNLDPVLYERVARLIEKPDLVFIGMECTGGPMSWLYGDLLPRRMRREHDQSRRLSGSDFPRAQGIVDQFQPRAVLVYAMGAEPWFTHITSIVYTDESRPIIESNRLVDYCRRKGMVAERLYGRREITVTRQDLRLV, encoded by the coding sequence ATGAGCGCACCGAAGACCCGCTTCCTCAAACCCGGCATTGCCTTCGAGCCGCTCATCTGCCGCTGGTACGCCTGGCCCTATCTGCATGCGCCCGCCACCCTCGCGCTGATGGTGCGCAACCGCATGATTCCGCTGCTGGAGTCCTTCCTCGACGACCCCGACTTCCATCGCAGCTCGGCGCGCGACCCGTCTCTGGCGGGCGGGTCCTTCATCGATTTTTCCGGTGACCCGGCACTGGCCGAGCAGCTGCTGGAACAGCTGCGCACGCAGGTGGCCCCGCAGCTCGAGTTCGCCGAAGCGGTGGTCGCCGCCAACGACCTGCTCGCCCGCGAAGGCAACGGCATGAGCCTGGAGCCGCTGTACGAACGCCTGCCGGCGCCGCTGCGCGGCCTGGTCGAGCTGGGCTACGACCTCAACCAGCATGCCTCGCTGCGCTTCATCGAGCCGCTGCTCTACGCCAGCCCGCTCTACGACCCGGGCCTGCAGTCGGTCTTCCTGCGCGACGTGGCCGATGCGCACCGGCCCTTCATCCTGGTCACGCCGCTGCTCGATCCGTCGCCCGGCGTGCTGCTGCGCGTGCCCTTCTCCGACCCCTTGCTGGACGAGCTGGCGCGGGCCCGCGTCGATGGCCTGACCGAGGCCGGGTACGACTCGCTGTGCGCCCGGCTGGAGCGGCATGCCGACCGCGCCGCCTGCATTCCCGACCTGTTCACCCGCCAGCCGCCCGAGAACCGCCACCAGCCCAGCCCGCCGGACGCCCTGCGCATCCGCTACTTCGGCCATGCCTCGCTGCTGCTCGAATGCAATGGCGTTTCGGTCATGACCGACCCGAGCATCGGCTACCCGTCGGACCATGGCATCGAGCGCTACACCTTCGCCGACCTGCCCGAGCAGATCGACTATGTGCTGCTGACCCACAACCACCAGGACCATGTGCTGTTCGAGACCCTGCTGCAACTGCGCCACCGCATCAAGACGGTGGTGGTGCCCCAGGGCAGCGGCGGCTTCCTGCAAGACCCGTCGCTGAAGCTGGTGCTGCAGCAGGCCGGCTTCCGCTCGGTGGTGGAGATGCAGGAGCTCGAGCAACTGCCCCTGCCGGGTGGCGGCATCACGGCGCTGCCCTTCCTGGGTGAGCATTGCGACCTCCACATCACCACCAAGCTCGGCTTCCAGGTGGAGATGGCAGGGCAGCGGGTGATGTGCCTGGCCGACTCGAACAACCTCGACCCGGTGCTCTACGAGCGCGTGGCCCGGCTGATCGAGAAGCCAGACCTCGTCTTCATCGGCATGGAATGCACCGGTGGGCCGATGTCCTGGCTCTATGGCGACCTGCTGCCGCGCCGCATGCGGCGCGAGCACGACCAGTCACGCCGCCTGAGCGGCTCCGACTTTCCCCGCGCGCAGGGCATCGTGGACCAGTTCCAGCCACGGGCGGTGCTGGTCTACGCGATGGGGGCCGAGCCGTGGTTCACCCACATCACCAGCATCGTCTACACCGACGAGTCGCGGCCCATCATCGAGTCCAACCGCCTGGTGGACTACTGCCGGCGAAAGGGCATGGTGGCCGAGCGGCTGTATGGCCGGCGCGAGATCACCGTGACCCGGCAAGACCTGCGGCTCGTCTGA